One genomic segment of Brassica napus cultivar Da-Ae chromosome A3, Da-Ae, whole genome shotgun sequence includes these proteins:
- the LOC106419543 gene encoding vacuolar protein sorting-associated protein 24 homolog 1 produces MEKVMNLIKPKPDPKQILRDWQRKLRQECRNIERQIRDIQKEERTVQKAIKEAAKRNDMVSAKALAKEIVSARRTVNRLYENKAQMNSISMHLGESVAVARTVGHLSKSAEVMKLVNNLMKAPQMATTMQEFSKEMTKAGVIEEFVNEAIDNALDSEDMEEEIDEEVDKVLTAIAGETAAELPEAVRKERIKVPAQKASTSREEEAIAEGVDDEEELEEIRARLAKVRS; encoded by the exons ATGGAGAAAGTGATGAACCTGATAAAGCCGAAGCCTGATCCGAAGCAAATCTTACGTGATTGGCAACGCAAGCTTCGTCAAGAGTGCCGTAACATCGAACGCCAAATCCGAG ATATacagaaagaagagagaaccgTTCAGAAAGCTATTAAAGAGGCTGCTAAGCGTAACGATATGGTCTCAGCAAAG GCGCTTGCTAAGGAGATTGTTAGTGCGAGAAGAACAGTTAACCGTTTATATGAAAACAAGGCCCAGATGAATTCCATATCAATGCACCTCGGAGAAAGTGTTG CTGTTGCTCGGACCGTTGGGCATCTGTCCAAGAGCGCAGAGGTTATGAAGCTAGTTAATAACCTCATGAAGGCTCCTCAAATGGCTACAACTATGCAGGAGTTCAGCAAAGAGATGACTAAG GCTGGAGTTATTGAGGAGTTTGTGAACGAGGCCATTGACAATGCGCTAGATTCAGAGGATATGGAGGAAGAGATCGACGAAGAGGTTGATAAAGTATTGACTGCTATCGCTGGAGAAACCGCTGCTGAGCTTCCAGAAGCTGTCAGGAAGGAAAGGATAAAGGTGCCTGCACAGAAGGCGAGTACTTCCCGCGAG GAAGAGGCAATTGCAGAAGGTGTTGATGATGAGGAAGAACTGGAGGAGATTCGAGCTCGCCTCGCTAAAGTTAGATCCTAA
- the LOC106419571 gene encoding probable glucuronoxylan glucuronosyltransferase F8H produces MSLDIKRPISNKTKKKTGFIVNMQQLNHNNRGGNNLFIVFFRHYYRWILWFFLSLYFFTSYFAGDQSTTTTTTSLISHHKTSSSLPSHALIESSAIVKPAHASIFSGMKIYVYDLPARFNADWVTSSDRCASHLFAAEVAIHRALLSDSNVRTLDPEEADFFFVPVYVSCNFSTANGFPSLSHARSLISSAVDFISESYPFWNRARGSDHVFVASHDFGACFHAMEDMAIEEGIPEFMKKSIILQTFGVNYKHPCQEAEHVVIPPYIPPESVHRAIDRAPANGRRDIWAFFRGKMEVNPKNISGRYYSKGVRTAILKKYGGRRRFHLNRHRFAGYRSEILRSVFCLCPLGWAPWSPRLVESAVLGCVPVVIADGIQLPFSETVRWPEISLTVAEKDVKNLRKILEHVTATNLSTIQRNLREPAFKRALLYNVPMMEGDATWHILDALSRKLVRSYRRSRVFSQ; encoded by the exons ATGTCGCTTGACATTAAAAGACCTATCAGCAACAAGACCAAGAAGAAGACAGGGTTCATCGTCAATATGCAGCAGCTGAATCACAACAACCGAGGAGGAAACAACctcttcatcgtcttcttcaGACATTATTACAGATGGATCCTCTGgtttttcctctctctctacttcttCACATCTTACTTCGCCGGAGACCaatccaccaccaccacaacaaCTAGTCTCATCTCTCACCACAAAACGTCGTCGTCTCTCCCGTCCCACGCCCTCATCGAATCTTCCGCCATTGTCAAACCAGCTCACGCGTCTATCTTCAGCGGGATGAAGATTTACGTTTACGACTTACCGGCGAGATTCAACGCCGACTGGGTGACGTCATCAGACCGGTGCGCTAGTCACCTCTTCGCGGCGGAGGTAGCCATTCACCGCGCACTTCTCTCTGATTCAAATGTCCGTACGTTAGACCCGGAAGAAGCTGACTTCTTCTTCGTCCCCGTATACGTCTCCTGCAACTTCTCCACCGCCAACGGCTTCCCTTCTCTTAGCCACGCTCGCTCCCTCATCTCCTCCGCCGTTGATTTCATCTCAGAGAGTTACCCGTTTTGGAATAGAGCACGAGGTTCCGACCACGTGTTTGTAGCTTCGCATGACTTCGGTGCATGCTTCCACGCCATG GAGGATATGGCGATTGAAGAAGGCATTCCAGAGTTTATGAAGAAGTCGATAATTTTACAGACGTTTGGAGTAAACTACAAGCATCCATGTCAAGAAGCGGAGCATGTGGTGATCCCGCCGTATATTCCGCCGGAGAGTGTGCATAGAGCAATAGACAGAGCTCCGGCGAACGGACGGCGAGACATTTGGGCGTTTTTTCGGGGGAAGATGGAAGTCAACCCTAAGAATATTAGCGGACGTTATTACAGCAA GGGAGTAAGAACGGCGATTCTGAAGAAATACGGCGGAAGAAGACGGTTTCATCTTAACCGGCACCGGTTTGCTGGATACCGGTCTGAGATCTTGCGGTCTGTGTTTTGCCTTTGTCCTCTCGGGTGGGCTCCATGGAGTCCTCGGCTAGTGGAATCAGCTGTTTTAGGTTGCGTCCCCGTAGTTATCGCAGATGGGATTCAGTTACCGTTTTCGGAGACGGTACGGTGGCCGGAGATATCACTCACGGTGGCGGAGAAAGACGTGAAGAATCTACGCAAGATATTGGAACACGTGACAGCGACCAATTTGTCAACGATACAGCGAAACTTACGTGAGCCGGCGTTTAAGCGGGCCCTCTTGTACAATGTGCCGATGATGGAAGGTGACGCTACGTGGCATATTCTCGATGCGTTGTCGAGGAAGTTAGTTCGGTCGTACAGAAGGTCAAGGGTTTTCAGCCAATGA
- the LOC106419668 gene encoding uncharacterized protein LOC106419668 isoform X2 has protein sequence MVALICNQTTEELRHSLLCTTLDLEQTKMFAHEEIRKRDEQLIQLKDILTKTIKERDEALQKCERLMSDNLTRPQHQQQNHMTPPLSGASSIEDETLHPQQLTSNKCFTSSDCEESFMSPNDHVMNPHSSQLEEVSGNEIMDPLFPDKPLPEKGKLLQAVMKAGPLLQTLLLAGPLPQWQHPPPLLKTFEIPLVTIQCPNVSNGCGKFNRKRVLFSDGSYSKTKYQKVLLH, from the exons ATGGTGGCCTTAATCTGCAACCAG ACTACAGAAGAATTAAGACACTCTCTTCTGTGCACAACACTAGATCTCGAACAAACAAAGATGTTTGCTCATGAGGAAATAAGGAAAAGAGATGAACAACTGATCCAGCTCAAAGACATCTTAACCAAAACCATTAAAGAAAGAGACGAAGCTCTCCAGAAATGCGAGCGTCTCATGTCCGATAACCTCACGCGTCCACAACACCAGCAGCAAAATCATATGACTCCTCCTTTATCAGGAGCTTCAAGCATTGAAGATGAAACATTGCATCCTCAACAACTTACATCCAACAAGTGTTTCACATCCTCAGATTGTGAGGAGAGCTTTATGTCACCAAATGATCATGTCATGAACCCACACTCATCTCAGCTTGAAGAAGTATCAGGAAATGAGATTATGGATCCATTGTTTCCAGACAAGCCATTGCCTGAAAAGGGCAAGCTCTTACAAGCTGTTATGAAGGCAGGGCCATTGCTTCAGACACTGCTCTTAGCCGGTCCATTACCTCAATGGCAACACCCACCACCGCTTCTCAAGACTTTCGAGATCCCTCTAGTCACCATCCAGTGCCCAAATGTCAGCAATGGCTGTGGAAAATTCAACAGAAAGAGAGTATTATTCTCAGATGGGTCGTATTCAAAAACTAAGTATCAGAAAGTTCTTCTCCACTAA
- the LOC106419668 gene encoding uncharacterized protein LOC106419668 isoform X1 codes for MDNQSNALLGWPYYSHGKTTEELRHSLLCTTLDLEQTKMFAHEEIRKRDEQLIQLKDILTKTIKERDEALQKCERLMSDNLTRPQHQQQNHMTPPLSGASSIEDETLHPQQLTSNKCFTSSDCEESFMSPNDHVMNPHSSQLEEVSGNEIMDPLFPDKPLPEKGKLLQAVMKAGPLLQTLLLAGPLPQWQHPPPLLKTFEIPLVTIQCPNVSNGCGKFNRKRVLFSDGSYSKTKYQKVLLH; via the exons ATGGATAACCAGAGCAATGCTCTTCTTGGCTGGCCTTACTATTCTCATGGAAAG ACTACAGAAGAATTAAGACACTCTCTTCTGTGCACAACACTAGATCTCGAACAAACAAAGATGTTTGCTCATGAGGAAATAAGGAAAAGAGATGAACAACTGATCCAGCTCAAAGACATCTTAACCAAAACCATTAAAGAAAGAGACGAAGCTCTCCAGAAATGCGAGCGTCTCATGTCCGATAACCTCACGCGTCCACAACACCAGCAGCAAAATCATATGACTCCTCCTTTATCAGGAGCTTCAAGCATTGAAGATGAAACATTGCATCCTCAACAACTTACATCCAACAAGTGTTTCACATCCTCAGATTGTGAGGAGAGCTTTATGTCACCAAATGATCATGTCATGAACCCACACTCATCTCAGCTTGAAGAAGTATCAGGAAATGAGATTATGGATCCATTGTTTCCAGACAAGCCATTGCCTGAAAAGGGCAAGCTCTTACAAGCTGTTATGAAGGCAGGGCCATTGCTTCAGACACTGCTCTTAGCCGGTCCATTACCTCAATGGCAACACCCACCACCGCTTCTCAAGACTTTCGAGATCCCTCTAGTCACCATCCAGTGCCCAAATGTCAGCAATGGCTGTGGAAAATTCAACAGAAAGAGAGTATTATTCTCAGATGGGTCGTATTCAAAAACTAAGTATCAGAAAGTTCTTCTCCACTAA